The window TAAACCGATCGCAGCGCTTTACTACATGCAGCCGCGAGGAGAAACGAACAGCAGCCATGTCAGCAAGGCTACACCAAAGCACGCATGGTTTTCTGAAGCACATCATCACAAGGAGGCAAGGTAACAGCGCGCTCCCCTTACTCCTCCAGATGCTTGCGCAAGATGGATGCTATGATGTGCCACTCGCTGGAGTCAGGGCCGTAGAGTCCGATCACAAGGTTAGTCACATTATTTATGAACTCGGCGCTCTCAGGTATACCAGACATTTTCCGTAGCATCGATGCGAGAAGCACTGAGGGAAGAGCGGTAGCGCATGCCTCCTCCAAGCAAAGGGCGACGCACGTACGCTCATCGCTGAGGTGGAGGTCTGCATTGATGTACCGCCGTTTCTTGATGAGCCTCTCCTCGCACTTCTTCGTAAGAGCCTCCCGCTTctcagcaccagcgctgccctCCGATATCGGGGGGTTCCGGTGTGAGCcgggcgctgcgccaccgccgtcccCTGGCACATGCACCGCAGCACTGCCCCTCTGCCAGTGGGCATCTGCAGCTGCCCCGGGCAGGTGAAGCTCCTCATGCTCCGCCATGGTAGCATAGTGCGCAAAAGTGCTCTTTCCGGGCACAAACCCCGGCAGCGACTTCTTCAGCATGTACAGGCTGCACCCGGGTAAGATCACAAGGTCACTAGCGAAGTTCCACTTCGTGTAGTGGTAACTCATGCGCTCTGCGGgggagcgcagctgcgcctgcgaaTGACGGCTCACGTTCTCCTGAACATGCAGACGAACATTGCGAGCCAGGATCAGCGGAATCAGCGCAGACTCCGTAGGCGACCACGGGTAGCCGGAGGCGTacaggtggcggtgctgatCGTTGCCAAAGGAGAGAATCTTCTGGCTACTCATGTGGGAGCTGGCGCCCATCGAGCTCAGACACTCGCGGTCGAAGTTCGACGGCTTCGGCAGGCTCGCCATGATCAGCCGGCTCAGGTACTCGTTCGGGTACTCCCCCGCGAGGCCCAAGACCAGCCGGCTCACCATGTCCAGGTGCTCCACAATGTTGGCGTAAACGCGATTCACCTTCCTCTGATCCGTCAGGCGACTGTAGCTCCGCAGCAAAAGACCACA of the Leishmania infantum JPCM5 WGS CACT00000000 data, contig 4, whole genome shotgun sequence genome contains:
- a CDS encoding sodium stibogluconate resistance protein, putative, coding for MRKNGGEEDDARRAVAQQSKTPKYASALACRSAQGVCAGMGNRQSSVPLEGEGHPEVFYRGVKAAQEGRFTVSEVYFVQALTRHPGRHFWDTFTKAVLQKERSAGFEGGGASLPKDGVQEDVDAGPAADGPLGPCNDVQPQTVLGGSVPDKADELPGSGDRGDGGDSAEQADARTNGAQSVHDTKVVDVFLPLDGGLTDVMDYYRLLADIGHTYLQLIPSTAHMEKVTGLAARYCIFTITHTQMLLHCLTLWKEAKLGDGGGFIDYAKVRNLKICSGVAELSAELNPDSHSSNKGKQKWRTIDRTASLLFTLQLLEANCRYYCLVFLADYCGLLLRSYSRLTDQRKVNRVYANIVEHLDMVSRLVLGLAGEYPNEYLSRLIMASLPKPSNFDRECLSSMGASSHMSSQKILSFGNDQHRHLYASGYPWSPTESALIPLILARNVRLHVQENVSRHSQAQLRSPAERMSYHYTKWNFASDLVILPGCSLYMLKKSLPGFVPGKSTFAHYATMAEHEELHLPGAAADAHWQRGSAAVHVPGDGGGAAPGSHRNPPISEGSAGAEKREALTKKCEERLIKKRRYINADLHLSDERTCVALCLEEACATALPSVLLASMLRKMSGIPESAEFINNVTNLVIGLYGPDSSEWHIIASILRKHLEE